A genomic region of Bactrocera dorsalis isolate Fly_Bdor chromosome 3, ASM2337382v1, whole genome shotgun sequence contains the following coding sequences:
- the LOC105223861 gene encoding uncharacterized protein LOC105223861 — MAATAPAVFITVPKYVAISHTPTMTLPKIRPAPMTTSSQGTINANAVVEDGASAPRGKKRRLDHLTWEEKIQRKKLKNRVAAQTSRDRKKARMEDMEHEIDELTQKTEILQNKCESLQAINESLLEKNRKLDMEVELLRQKLNEVQQQQKKQQEQLASNAAKLNAKTTVETCAGSAAGINSNGLAVDRRTTEKEQLSSVTVEDYCTLPTLQDMLLVDEEFDASKLEELAESLLADIAADMEAGDGACNENVAEVASNAERLPGSVVGPKTECLESSQHTNTQSVSLNDTTWTSSRKNDAKRLQNKSPTAINDELKTMPNSNPTIASATTTTTPTITTDNEIFRIEQATDVHTIPPDTVYGTYDAKTNSITIVMDDDAVPVNEAVEEIYCDGVTPQMGDEIKYPTPATTPSHVFLNVVDDSDDDFNFDPIERFLRPKRPLAKSPAPSLHSTASDHGYESIIGSPTSTATEQFDANVEDFGWQGSFNDLFPSLI; from the exons ATGGCAGCGACAGCACCAGCCGTTTTTATTACTGTGCCCAAGTACGTGGCTATATCGCACACTCCAACCATGACATTGCCAAAGATAAGGCCAGCACCAATGACCACGTCATCGCAAGGAACAATTAATGCAAATGCGGTGGTTGAGGATGGTGCTTCAGCGCCTAGGGGCAAGAAGCGCCGCCTTGACCACCTAACTTGGGAAGAGAAAATACAAAGAAA aaAATTGAAGAATCGTGTAGCCGCACAAACATCACGCGACCGTAAGAAAGCGCGTATGGAAGACATGGAACATGAAATTGATGAACTGacacaaaaaacagaaattttgcaaaataaatgtgaaagctTACAAGCCATCAATGAATCACTTCTTGAGAAAAATCGCAAATTGGATATGGAAGTAGAACTTCTGCGTCAAAAACTCAAtgaagtgcaacaacaacagaagaaACAACAGGAGCAACTCGCCAGTAATGCAGCCAAATTGAATGCTAAAACTACAGTTGAAACTTGTGCCGG CTCTGCAGCAGGGATCAACTCAAATGGACTCGCAGTCGACAGAAGAACAACTGAAAAAGAGCAACTCAGTAGCGTCACTGTGGAGGATTATTGCACTTTGCCTACTCTTCAAGATATGCTCCTCGTCGACGAAGAATTCGACGCCAGCAAATTGGAAGAGCTTGCCGAAAGCCTCTTGGCCGATATCGCAGCAGACATGGAAGCTGGTGATGGAGCGTGCAATGAAAATGTTGCCGAAGTTGCAAGCAACGCAGAGCGACTGCCTGGATCAGTGGTGGGGCCCAAAACAGAGTGCTTGGAATCCAGccaacatacaaacacacaaagtGTCAGCTTAAATGATACAACATGGACATCATCCAGAAAAAATGATGCAAAACGTTTACAAAATAAATCACCAACAGCGATAAATGATGAATTAAAAACTATGCCAAATAGTAATCCTACAAttgcatcagcaacaacaacaacaacgcctacAATAACTACAGACAATGAAATATTTAGAATAGAACAAGCAACAGATGTCCACACAATACCACCGGATACGGTGTATGGTACATACGATGCCAAAACAAATTCTATAACAATTGTAATGGATGATGATGCAGTGCCAGTAAATGAGGCCGTCGAAGAAATATACTGTGATGGTGTAACACCGCAAATGGGTGACGAAATAAAATATCCAACACCTGCAACCACACCCTCACATGTTTTTCTCAATGTGGTCGATGATTCGGACGATGACTTTAATTTCGATCCCATAGAGCGATTCTTGCGACCTAAACGTCCGTTAGCGAAATCACCTGCACCGTCATTACATTCAACCGCCTCAGATCATGGTTATGAATCGATTATTGGTTCACCAACATCTACAGCGACAGAACAGTTCGACGCGAATGTTGAAGATTTCGGCTGGCAGGGTAGTTTTAACGATTTGTTTCCCAGTTTGATCTAA
- the LOC105223860 gene encoding lamin-B receptor has product MEGRRTRGRPKRKDVSVTLAATEKPSTTSTHVNVPTKRSTSKTNVSPARRASPGRTRRSSRPRTSIVSSAPSTTTILIRSSPEANPSPIKELKETPSPKTTTSKTRIPSIVGSNLNTGGRSSPRFAAKSSSSIHSTYSSSSTQKTIEIRSTTSALDTEFQKLSDYIRRSVSKAIDGDKREGTHTPTTNTELESRYSRSVSRSIFDDGASSKAEFSDNETNGRTGEDDEEEEEEIEEYKSFNVTSPHSYSTSAIGKNCRQLEIPREFGGWIGATLLMTVAPCLVYYLQWCCQKNICELRMPYADIYSVKMDDIWNSIFYGEAIIAFLIFNVGVIILSILLCGRYVYLPTERTSPYYRLEYTFNGLPIAIIITLALGYIQIVNKGVIDFLLYHQLQFCVYSFINAFILGFWAYIRSLAVVGRANRVHGNLYGRTGNFLVDYALGRQVNPKWLDFIDFKLVFYRMTLLMTLVYVECYLIKIVTLPDNPPSGEGIWSVVMYYYNNTRYDSAALLTSGMLLIYIWDALIFEHHLASSFELQSEGFGALLLLRYGATPHLLTAVARYFFEQQLDRNVQSSTPLACCFAAYIPIALLITGLLLKRISSAVKYKYRVNPTNPYFDGIETIHTYQGRRLLLGPLWGRLRHPNYAGELLALCALAIPLFVRFAWPPLICILLLCIVLLHRTQRLQARNMSRYHSSWVRYCNKARYYILPKVY; this is encoded by the exons atggaAGGACGGCGTACTCGAGGGCGCCCAAAACGCAAAGACGTTTCGGTTACATTAGCAGCAACTGAAAAACCGAGCACAACAAGTACACATGTAAATGTGCCTACCAAGCGCAGTACGTCTAAAACAAACGTCTCGCCGGCAAGACGTGCATCGCCTGGTCGCACACGTCGCTCTTCGCGACCACGAACATCAATTGTGTCGTCAGCGCCATCCACAACAACAATTCTGATAAGATCCTCTCCGGAAGCAAATCCTTCCCCCATAAAGGAGTTAAAAGAg ACGCCGTCacctaaaacaacaacatccaAAACACGTATACCAAGTATAGTTGGTTCGAATCTCAATACAGGCGGCAGAAGCTCACCGCGCTTTGCAGCAAAGTCTTCATCTTCTATACACAGCACCTATAGCAGTAGTAGCACTCAAAAAACTATTGAAATACGTTCAACAACATCTGCTTTGGATACTGAATTCCAAAAATTATCGGATTACATACGTCGATCTGTATCAAAAGCCATTGATGGAGATAAGCGTGAAGGTACGCATacgccaacaacaaacactGAACTTGAAAGTCGATATAGCCGATCTGTATCACGTTCTATCTTCGATGATGGCGCTTCTTCTAAGGCAGAGTTTTCTGATAATGAAACAAATGGACGCACTGGTGAAGATgatgaagaggaagaagaagaaatcgaAGAATACAAAAGTTTCAATGTTACCAGCCCGCATTCATACTCTACTTCAGCAATTGGGAAAAACTGTCGTCAGTTAGAGATACCAAGAGAATTTGGTGGTTGGATAGGAGCAACTCTTTTGATGACAGTTGCGCCGTGTTTAGTGTATTATTTGCAATGGTGTtgccagaaaaatatttgtgagtTGAGAATGCCCTATGCAGATATCTACTCGGTAAAAATGGACGATATTTGGAATTCGATTTTCTACGGTGAAGCTATAATTGCATTTCTTATATTCAATGTGGGAGTAATCATATTATCGATACTGCTATGTGGAAGATACGTATACTTGCCCACTGAACGCACCAGTCCATACTATCGACTTGAATATACGTTTAATGGATTGCCTATAGCGATAATAATTACATTGGCACTTGGTTATATCCAAATTGTAAACAAGGGTGTTATTGATTTCCTGCTATATCATCAACTACAATTTTGCGTTTACAGTTttataaatgcttttattttggGATTTTGGGCTTATATACGCTCTTTGGCAGTAGTAGGACGCGCAAATCGTGTACACGGAAATCTATATGGCAGAACCGGCAACTTTTTGGTGGATTACGCGCTAGGCAGACAAGTAAATCCAAAATGGTTagattttatcgatttcaaatTGGTTTTTTACCGTATGACTTTGTTGATGACACTAGTCTATGTGGAAtgttacttaataaaaatagtaaCGTTGCCTGACAATCCGCCAAGTGGAGAAGGCATCTGGAGCGTAGTTATGTACTATTACAATAACACACGTTATGATAGCGCTGCTCTACTCACATCAGGTATGCTGTTAATATATATTTGGGATGCTTTAATATTCGAGCATCATTTGGCCTCGTCGTTTGAACTGCAAAGTGAAGGTTTCGGTGCATTGTTATTGCTACGTTATGGTGCTACGCCACACTTGCTGACAGCTGTAGCACGGTACTTCTTTGAGCAACAACTTGACCGTAATGTGCAAAGCTCAACACCACTGGCTTGTTGTTTTGCCGCTTATATACCAATCGCATTACTGATCACCGGTTTATTGCTTAAACGTATAAGTAGTGctgttaaatataaatatcgcGTAAACCCCACAAATCCTTACTTTGACGGCATCGAAACTATACACACTTATCAGGGAAGACGTCTTCTACTCGGCCCGTTATGGGGTCGTCTACGTCATCCTAATTATGCGGGCGAATTACTGGCGCTCTGTGCTTTGGCTATACCTTTGTTTGTGCGCTTTGCTTGGCCACCACTCATTTGCATACTGCTCCTGTGCATAGTGTTGTTGCATCGCACACAACGTCTACAAGCGCGCAATATGTCGCGTTATCACTCATCTTGGGTACGCTACTGCAACAAAGCGCGATACTATATACTGCCGAAAGTCTATTGA